One window from the genome of Dyadobacter sp. CECT 9275 encodes:
- a CDS encoding DUF6520 family protein, whose amino-acid sequence MAQGYFFLPGIAYSTEKQCRQLFINSHFKASRKHKCFMKSVFKLNYLPAFALVLAGGMAVATTNRSMAPQYFKDSAGEWQPLGSRQIGTQPGQYSCNQSDNQCTAEGLDANGEPTGNITEGQLVQN is encoded by the coding sequence ATGGCCCAGGGCTATTTCTTTCTGCCAGGGATTGCCTACTCTACTGAAAAACAATGTAGGCAATTATTTATCAATTCACATTTCAAAGCTTCCAGGAAGCACAAATGCTTTATGAAATCTGTTTTTAAATTGAATTATTTACCCGCTTTTGCATTGGTATTAGCCGGCGGTATGGCTGTCGCTACTACAAATCGCAGCATGGCTCCACAGTATTTCAAGGATTCAGCCGGCGAATGGCAGCCGCTGGGTAGCAGGCAGATCGGCACTCAACCCGGTCAATACAGCTGTAATCAAAGTGATAATCAATGTACAGCCGAAGGCCTGGATGCAAATGGTGAACCTACCGGTAATATTACCGAAGGGCAGCTCGTTCAAAACTAG